gTAATTTTCAGACAGATGAGAAATATCTTGAAAGTACTTGGAATTAACTCTATAAATTGTGGCCCCTGTGTTACaggtcctttcttattttttatgtcaattttttttaatgaacatttttatCAAGCTAGAAAATTAGAACAAAGAACTAGCAGCATCAGGAGAAGTTAGGCAGCAGAAACAATACAAGCCTAGAGGTGGTCAGGacaggagacagaggcagaggacCCTTCTCACTTTAACCTGTGAGGTTGGATGGAGTCCTCAGGCACAAGCTTCTGAAGCTGGGAGGTTCCAGAACTGCATTTCTGTGTAAAAATCTGACATTTTCTGGGCTTGGCCCTTGTGAAGTATGTGTGACTCCCCAGCCACACAGAGATCTGTGTTGTCCCTGGTTGCCCCATCCCCACTCCATCTCCTGCCCTCCCCCAAACAAACTAAACAATAATGTCTAAGAAAGAATATTTGCCAAGATCCTTTGTGACCCAAATTTCTGCCCTGAGAACAGCACCCTGCCTAGTTGGAAACAAATCGTCAAGTCCTTCTGGGCAGACACAGAAACAGCTGGTTGGCTCAGCCTCTCACAGTGGCCAGGGTCCAGTCTCCAGCGCTGTGTGGAAAGGGCTTTTATTCTTCAGAAACATTTGCATTTCAGTAGCGGGGAACAGACATTTTATCTAATTTGTAAGCCCAGGCCCACATGCCTTCATCTTTTAGGTGCACACATAGCAGACACAGAGATGTGAGAGAAGCAAGAACCACGCCCCCCCAAACACATACATGTGCTCCTTGCAGCGCACACGCAAGTTCAGATATATGTGCGGACACACACATCCCAATGTAGACAACAGCAGACATAGTTCATCTGTTTCTCCTGAGATATAGACACTGAGTTGCCAGTACATTCGACGGCCCGCTTGACATCTATTTCTCCTTGTTTTGAGGTCTCTTGAACATGTCAAATCTAATATGTCTCAGCCTTGATCTtaccttttctgtaaatctgcttCGCTTCTTGATCCATCTTCCCCAGCTCCACAAATTCACTCTCTCAAGCATTCTACACATATCTACTGAGTATCTCCTATTTACCGGATACTGTGCTAGGTCCTAGGGAACACAAGGAAACAAAATACAGTCCTTCATCTGGTGTTGCCAACAATCTGGCAAGAGAAACAGACAGTAAACAAAAATGTAGTATATTCATGTGATGATGAGTTCATGGCAGAAAAACAATGCAGATTAAAGGAGTGGAGAGTCACAGAGGGTTCTCTTTTAGTTCAGGTAATCAGAGAAGGgccctgaggaggtgacatttgagcagagttctgaatggaaggaaggaatgggCCATGAGGGTATCTTGGAGGGCATTCCTGATACAGAGGGTATAGCACATACAAAGCCCTGGAGGCAAGAGTGTGCGTGGCATGTTCAGcaaacagcaaggaggccaggaCGGCTGGGTGGAGCCAGCAATGGGACAACAGTAGGAGATGAGGGCAATCAGAGCCGGGGTGATTGTGTAGGATCTGGTAAGAactttgattttggttttaagtgtgatgggaagccattggaggaAGGGAGGCAGCATCAGATTTGCTAAAGGAACTCTAGCGGCTATGTGGAAAACAGGGGCAAGAATGGAAGTGAGAAGCCAGTTAGGAGGCTCCTGCAGTGGTACACCAGagggatggtgggggctggggtgagGCTAACAGCCATATAGACAGTGAGATGGGATTTGGACTTTTTAAGAGGTAGAGCCAACTGCAAATGGACTGGCTGTAGAATACAAAGAAAGAGAGGAATCAAAGATGCTCCTAAGTGTTTGGCCTGAGCAGCTGAGTGAACAGGCAAATTCCAATGCTTTTTATCAAGATGGCAAATGGTGGGCAAGAGCAGGTTTATAGGAGAAGTCACAAGAATTCAGTATTGGGACTTGTAAGTTTAAGGAACCTATTAGACATCCAAATGGAAATGTTAAATTGTCAGTCTAGTGTTCAGGGGAGAGTGAGATTAGGGGTCAGCGTATAAATAGTATTTACAGCCAAGGGATTGGATGAGATCACGTAGGGAGTGATTAGAGTTTAGAGAAGAGATCCAGTGTGAGAGGTCTAATGTGAAGGATGAAGAAATGGGGCAAGATCCAGCCTTCATACTTGAATTGCCCAAGCCAGAAAACTGGGAGACATCCTGGACATCTCATGACCTAATCCAGCCCATCTCCACATCCTGCCAATTCTACCCCCAAAATACACCTGGAACTTCTCTCCGTCTACACCTCCATTATCTGGTCCATGCCCCCATCATCTCTTTACTGatacattctcccagctgacttCACTGCAGACACTCTGCCCCTCTAATCTGCCCTCCCCTGAGCtgccagagtgatttttttttttaatgcagatcaCATCATGTCCCTCCCCTGCTTAAACCCCATCAGTAACTTCCCATTTCACTTAGTATTAATCCAAAATTCTTACTGTAGTTTACAAAACTCTATGTGATCCTCTTTTGCTAACCTTGCGTCTTGTGACCCCCCCCAATACCTTACACTTCagtcctcagcagcagcagcaatgtCCCCATTCCTCAAAAAGACCATGTGAAGCCCTTAGCACAAGACTTGGCAAATAGTAGGCACTCAGTCAATGTAAGCTATCATTATTATCTTACATCTGGGCCTTCACAAATGCTATTCCCTGTTTGGAATGTTATTGCCTTAATTCTTCTGACTTATACTCCTCCTTCAATTCTGTATTAGTTTTTGCTAACTGCATAACAAAGTAACACAAACTAAGTGGcttaaaagaatataaatttattatcttGCAGTTTCTAAGGATCAGGAGTCTGGCACGTTTTAactgggtcctctgctcagggtctcacaaggTCAAAATCAAGGCTAGCTGTATCCTCATCCAAAGGCTCAGCTAGGGAAAGATTTGCTTTCAAGATCCCTTAGGACATTAGTAGGATTTACTTCCTTGTAGTTGAAGAACTGCTGGTTTTGCTATCAGCCAAGAACCATCCTCAGCTTCTAGAGGTCTCTCTCAGGTCTGTGCCATGTGGCTTCCCCTCTAGGCTTACTCAGAAAGCACTTTCCTCCTTCAAACAGAATTTCTCTCAAGCTGCAGATCTCTTCCCTTCTAGGCCCTTTGAATTGACCCTCCCAGAATTATCTCCCTCTTGATTAATTCAGAGTCAGCTGATCGGTGATCTTGATTATTTATCTGCAAAATGCCTCCATCTGTGTCATACAACCTaatcagaggagtgaaatccATCATATTCACAGTCCCACCCCCACTCAAGGAAAGGGCTTAATTCAGGAGGGTGAGTACACCAGAGGCTGGGAAGCATGGGGGcccatcttagaattctgcctgccCCAAGGTCTTGGCTTAAAATCACTTCCTTGAAGAGATCTTCTCTGACCGCAAGTCTAAAGTAGGCCCCACTTTATCTTTTTTCACATTACCCTGTAGGTTTCTTTCATGGTGCTTATCACAGGCTGCAACTGtatacttattttattatttgcttatttgatgcatttatttatttgattctcTCTGTCCTGTGAGCTCCATGAAAGCAAGGATTTTGTTTTGCTCATTACTGCCTCCTGAACCCAGCATAGAGGTTGGCAATAGTatataattgaatgaatgaatgatgaacaaATGAGGAAATCAAGAAAAAGATTCCCCTACTCACACATTaaacagagaagagaagggaTGTAGCATTGATTGATCCAGGTCCTTTGCTAAGTGCTCTATACTCTTTTTAAATCTTGTTTAATTCTCACGACTATCCTAGGACTGTTACTATTAGTAGCTTCAttaatgagaagggaaaaaaggttcagagaggttaactttctcactcaaagtcacacagcaggtaACTGAAAGGATTCAAACCCAGCACTGTTCCCAGTGTAAATACTGGGAACGTACTTTGGATTCAAAAGGCTTTGGGAAATCGGGTTTGCCACCACTTACCACGTGAATGCGCACAAGCCACATCagctctgaatctcagtttcttgaTATGTGAAGTGGGGGTTGGTAAAACCTACTGAAGAGTTGTTGCCAGAAGTAAGAGAATGTGCATAAAGTGCCTTAAACATAGCAGATGGTTGGTAAATGTAGCCAGTGATTCCCGCAGGCCAAGGGCCACCCCTGCTGAGATGAAGGCCTGTGTGTTGGATCAGGAGAGTGTAAGGGAATGGGGCCCGGAGAAAGCAACCTATGAATGTGAGGTTCTCAGGTGAACCTGCTTGGTGGACCCTACTAGCGAAAATCTACATTTGCAGAGCCTCCATGGAAGTCAATCTGGAGGGAACTATTTGCTGAACAGAGCAGTCCATCAGCTGGCCTCCCTTTCCACTGCCCAGGGAAGGTGGAGGCACGTCCTTCAAAAACTTAAGGAGTCCCTAGTGGAGAAGGCATGAGCTCTGAGTCCTGAGTTCCAGAGGCCTTGGCCTCCactgccctctgccccctgctTTGCCCTCTGCCTATGCTTTTCCAAGCTGCTGGTCATCACATGTGTAaataaatgcatcaaaaggaaAGGGCAGAGCCGGAAGAGGGAGAGCTGAAAAACTAGGCCATGGTTAGGATTTAGTATGCGAGCTTCCCCCTCCCATCACAGTGTCTTAAAGTTCCCACCATGGATTCACGGCACAAGTCTCCTTATCACCCTCCTCCATTCCTCTTTTAAAAAGGGACTCTGCCACCTGACTTCAGCCCACAGAGTCTGTTAGTAAAAGATTCACCAGCTCTTTCTCCTCTGTGACCTGGAGGAGCTCGGAGTCCAGGGCTGaggttatcagagaaatggagtTGAGCTGGGGAAAGGTTGCTGCCCTGCCAGTGGAAGGTAACCCTTGAGCTGGATTGTTTGAGGGGGCAGGTTCTTCCATTCCACATCTCCCCACTTTAGCCACAAGAAAACCAAGAGCCAGAGAGGGAGAgggcttgcccaaagtcacacagccagctaAGAAGCAGGCTAGAGCCCATCTCTGTAATGACTTTGCCACTCCATTTGTTCTCCTCTCTGAGAAGGAGAAGAAGCTAAAGTTACATGGGGGCAGAGGAGTGAAGCcattttcctctgggcctctggttcttcatctgttaaatgggaataaGTATACTTTCCTGCCAACACACTCACTTGTCATGAAgctttgttgaataaatgcagAGGAAATTACTGCAGAATTGTACCTAGTGTCACAAGCCCCCAGATCAGAGGAGACTAGGAGGGATCTGAGGGTGGGCAAGGCAGATAGGCCCAGAAGATATGGGTTCACCTTGTCATCCCTCCCAGGTGGGGCCCAGGTTTGGATTGCCATGGATACCGTGTCCCTGGAGCGTCAGATCCAGAGCGTTCAACGCCACATCAGCTTCCTGAAAAAGGAGCAGATGGCCCTGCTGCGAGACCTGCACCTGGAAATATTGAGGCTGCAGAAACGCTGCTCAGGTGAGGCCAGGAGGggtggctggggggtgggggcaacTGTCACCATAATCAACGTCTCTGATAGGGCGCCCACCATGAGCCTCTGTAAGCCTCACAATGGTCCTTTCAGGCAGGTGTTCGTCACCCCTTTTCTGGATGAGGAAACCGAATCTTGGGGGGGGGTGTAAAATACGAGTTTCAGGACAAGGGGCTCAAGTTCAGCAGAGGGAAACCTAGGAATCATTCCTGGGGATTGTTGTCCTTTTCTACTAAATGTTCATCAAGCACCTTCTAGCCCTAAGAAGGCCTCAGTCTAGCTGGGAAGACAATATATACCAACAGGTAATTTTAAGATATGCAGAAAATAAAGAGGGCCAACGGGAATTCACGGGCAGGATCATGTCCAGCTTGCGGCATTAGTGATGAAGGAGAGCAAGCATTCCAGGCCCCCCCAAGGAGGGAGCATTTCCACTCCCTGAAGCCAAGATTTATATATGTGAGATATTAGAGGGGAATGCAGGTGGAGAAAGCATTCCAAACGAAAGGAATAGTGTGGTAAAGTCCAGAAGGAAACCAAAAGCTCAGGAAAAGTCCTATTTCGCTGGAGAAAGCTGCACTTAAACCCAAAGCCAGATCATGGAAGATGCTGAGACATTTCAGGACAGCTAAGAAGTGTGGCCTGTCCTCCTGGGTACTGGGGAGCCACTGAAAGCTTTTGAGCAGCAGCATGCTACATTTACAGACTCAATTTGTATGGAAAATGAATTAGTGGGAGAGGGAGACAGTGAGACTGGTGATGGGGCTGTGAAATGGTCCAGGGGAGAGGTGACAGGGGACAGAAAGGGAAGACCAGAGGGAAGCAGATTGAAGGGAAGAACTTGGCAAGCGATTGGATTTGTGAGCAAGATGGAAGTGCTAAATCCCAGGCCTGACCTCCACCCTTGGACCTCAGGCTTGAGCTGCCTGGCCCTCTCAGAGGCTGGGCTCTGACCCAAGCGCTCACACAGGCCATCTCCAAGTATAGGCTTTAGAGCCAGTGATTCACACAATGTCTCAGCTGGAACTGCCCAACCACTTCATTGTACACAtaggtaaactgaggctcagagaaagtcGCACAGAATGTTAGCAGCACAGACAAGATGAGAACCCCTTAGAGGTGTAGACTCCCTGTTGTGAATGCCTTCTCAGCTTTCTGCCCTGTCTCCTAGTTCCTACCCTCCCTCCAGTCCCTGCTTATGGGAGGCTCCCCACTCCACTgtgggagactgaggcccagagggtttGAGTGATCTGCCTGGCTTCTCACTCTGTAGCATGAGAAGCTGGTAGTCCTGACTCTCAGCCACCACAGCCTCCTCCTGTTCCATATACAGGTTCAGCTACCATTCTCCAAGGCCACCTCCCTGCAATCTTCCCCAAGGCCTGGATGGCAGCAGAGgccagcccacaggcagggaTGGCCCATGCCAACTCACCCCTGCCCGATGCCATATTTTCATTGCAATAACAACAATAAAGGAAAATCGAGGCAAGCAAGCCCGAAGACCCTCCAGCTCTCTGATCTCTTTCTGCTTTCCCTAATTCTGAAGGCCTGGCTCCTCTGTCTCAGGACCAGGCCAGGATCCCAAGAAAGTGTAATAGGCAGGAACAGAGGGCCCTCGGCCCCCATCACCCTTCTCAGCTGGGTATGGGCCTGTAGCCTCCTGGTTATTGATTAAGGAGATAAAAATAACTTTGAGCTGGCCTGGAGCCGCCACCCTTGGGGCTGAAAAAACTGAATAAGGCCCTCCCTCCAAGGGCTTGAAGAGTGAGGAGAAGAAGGGAACAGAAcaaggagaattaaaaaaaaaaaaaagactaaacagGTACCCAGAGGCTGGGAAGGGGATGGGCGAGAGGaggggtgatgtaagaaggaagGGGGCAGGGCTGCCGAGAGAGCCTGCCTATGAGGCCTGCGACTCAGAATGAAAGGGCTGGAGAGGTTGAGGGTGTGTTCAGGGTGGCGGGCAGCCTGGATGACAAGAACTGCCCAGATGTGTTCAGCACTGATTCGGCCCTGGGCTGAGCCCTCTGTTTATTTTCGCTCACTTAATTCTAGCCACAGGCCCTTGTGAGACAGATAGGATTTTgtccctattttgcagatgagaaaactgaggctcagagaagtgctGTCActggttcaaggtcacacagtgtaTCTGACCTCACAGCATGCTCATCTAAACTGTGGGAACTCTGGCCAGAAGATGGGCGCGATATTTGATGGATGAGGGAGTGGGGCCCAGCTGGGATTCTGTCTCCCCTCCTCCAATTCCCGTGATTAGAGACTGAGGAGAAACCCGTCCACAGGGAGTTCATGGCAGAGCCAAAGTCCCTTGAGCTGCATCCCTGAACCTAGTCCAGCATCCCTTGGGCTACACTGCTGGGCCTTGGAGGAGGGGCCAGGTTGGACCCAGGAAGCCCcaggggtggaggcagagagtcTCCAGGGCCCCAGAAAGGAGGTTCAGGCTCCGGTCACATTGAAAGGCCCAGGCACCCCAGCTCCCTGTCTCCTAGCAACAGTTGGCCTCCCTGGGGAAGACACATCCAGCAGAGCCCCTGGTCTCTAGAATGGCAGGTGAGGGTGGTGAGAATGGATAGGCAGAGGGCCCACAAGGCTGGTCTCCATAGGGGTAGTTGGGTGGTGGCCTCAGAGGTGTGCTACCTCCCCTTCCCCCAGGTTTACACCTCCTCCCTTTGGGTACCAGACCTGAACGTACACACAGGTACTCCTGTGTAGGTGCCTTCTGTCACAGGCAGCTCCcaggctcccctgcccctttgtcAGCTCTGGAGCCCTGATGGAGCTGAGGGAGTGCGGTGGGGCTGGAAAAATGATCAAACTCAGCCGGCTGAGGGGTGGGGCATTCTGGGCTGCAAGAACGGGgctggacagacagacagacagacagacagacaggcaagGGTCTGCAAGAGGAAACTGCTGCACCAGCGCCCTGGGCAGGCTCCTTAgctgccccgccccaccccctcAGCCCCAAGTCAAGTGCCATGCAGGCTTCTTACACCAGGTGGTGCTGTCCCCCTTGAAGGCCCTCTTCTGGCTGGGTGGAATAAAGCAGTGCCAGGACTTGGAAATAGGCAGGACTAATATTCAGAAAATAACAGGCACAGCACTATTGGCTGTGAAAATAGTGAGATGCATGTGTCCTATTTTTTGGCAAACAGTCACTACCTTGAGTCTCCCtccagagaccccagagagcccaGAACACTCCATCTTCCCAGATCTACAAACTAAACACTAACGGGTCTGTGTCCTACACAGCAGGGGTCCTCCAAATTGGTTAGcactttaaatatttgtataacCCACTCTGGAAAGGGGCAAATACTCCCTGAGCCCCAAAGCAAGCCAGGTTTCTCAGTCCCACAAGGGTCAAACTGACCCCCAAGCCCAGGCCACAAAGCCTGTGCTGGAAAGATGTATGGGGCTTAACATCAGGCCAGTCAGGCATCTCTCTTGGTCTCTtcccctcccagggctgcagTAAAATAGGTATGGAGGGTGGTTTAGATGGTTTCTGAGGACCCTCATTGCTACTTTTACTGAGTTGTGATTCCTGGTCACTCTCTcttcatctgtctgtctgtctgtctctctcacacacacacacacacacacacacacacacacacacacacgcacgcatgcacgactgccttttcttttctcttcccccAGAACTGACTCATGACCTGGAGATGAGAGAGGCCCAATCTCACCAGCAAGGTAAGAGAAGGATGGCGGTAGGGAAGTGCCACGGGGACCCAACAGGTCACCTTTTCCCCACCACCACTTAGTAGGGCCCAAGCCTTCTCTGTCCCCAGTCTGGACTTGGGGACAGCCACTCCTCAGCTTGTTGAGCAGGGTGCAGGACATGAGCCCTACTTGCCCACTCAACTGGGTGACATCGTGCAGGGAACAACCCATGCCACCATCCACAGAACCCGTATCCACATCTCTGTCCAAAGTaggaaaatgaaagcaagaaGAAGATGGTGTCTGAAGTCCACCTCGCctacttcattcctttctttgaCCCACCTCCCCAGTCATTCCTGTCCTTACACAAGTGATTCCCATGGTTAGTGTCCACACCCGCCAAGATGCTGAGGGTCAAAATACAACACAATGGCCATATGGGGTCCCTGACTTCAGAGGTTTTAGTCTAGAGGAGAGGAGTGATACACACACATTAGCAAATCCTTCCTTGTAAGAACATGACTTTGTACCATTGTAGCAATTCCACTAAAATATTTGTGTACAGATTAATACTTCACTCATAAGATGGGGGAGTGAGGTGGGGAGATGATGttcaatgggtatagagtttcagttttacaagacaaAAAAGTTCCAGAGATCTGTTGCTAACAATGTAAGTACACTTactactactgaactgtacacttaaaagtgattaagatggtaaattttatgtttcttttaccacaattaaaacttctttaaaatgGTAGGTGTTCCATGTGGAGATCTTAATCACCAGATTATATGATCTCTGAGAACTATAACTGGGTGTTACCCATTGTCTCCAAGTGCAAGAGACATCACCTGACATGGAGAGGGAGTTGGTTGATGCTTAATTTAAAATGAATCACAAAAAGTCTTTCTTAGCCAGGAAGAATTTAAGAATGGACTCTCTGCCATATTAATGTGTTGCTTCTAGATCAAGAGCTGCATGACCAAGAGTTAGGCATGCAGAAGGCTGGCAGTTTAAGGTAAATTGTTAGGAGCCCTACAAATTACTTTTTGCATTCATGCATAAAAATGTCAGCACTTATGGGCTTGAATGAATTCTGCCCACTTCTTTAAGTAGCAACCATATGCAACTTCTTGGTGCCTAGGTGCTTGGAAAAGGAGACACACATCCCAGAGTCAAGATGAGGACAGTTCTGTGACAGTAGCAACTTTCATCCCACTTCTGTCTTCCTCTGAAAGGGCTTTTGGTGTTATCTGGGCTCAATGCACTGCCCAATATTCTGGTTGTCTTCTCTGAGTAGGCTTGAGCACTCTCTTTGCTCAGTGATCACTATTCTATCACTTAGGGATTTCCACATCCTTTCCAGAGTCGCCTTTGCCTACCTTTGTCACCTTTCAGCTTCTTATGTCTCTATACTCACTCATTTGTGTCAGTACCAGGATACAGTCCCTGCTGAAATGGAGCCTGTATGATGCAGGAGGCAGGTCTCCTCAACTCTGGGGGTACATTAGAGTAACCTGGGAAGATTTAAGAAGTCCAGGTTCCCAGGTCCAatctcagagattctgattcaatagGTCTTTGGTAGAGCCCAGGAAACTATTTTTCAAAGCTCTCTCGGTGGTTCCAGTGTGTATCCAGGATTGAAACCCAATGCAGTGGGCAAAAGCAAACAAtaaacaggaaaagagaaaattacaaaatgtaaTTTATGCTCTATGAAGAAAGCAACAAGTTTTGGGGCACAGTAACTCCCGTTTCCTGCAACACTGCCAGGTCATTCAGTCCCTTGCTCTAATGTGGTTCCACTGCCACAGGGCTTTTGCACCAGTTCCCTGTCGTAAGCacccttctttcctctcttcacTGCTTAACTCCTATTCATCCTGCAGATCCTAGCCCTTGTTCTGCTGATAAGCCTTCCTGACTCCATCACGGTTTGCTGTTACAGTCTTGGCATGGGCACACGTCACAGACTCAAGCTCACATTCACTTGTGAATACGAGTTATACCTCTCCCACTATGCTTGCTGTAAGCTTCATAAGGAATGTTTTATTAGCCACCATATCCCCAATGCCTAACACAATACACTTAGTAAGGGCTCGACAATTATCTGTGGGTGAATAAACAGTCAGGGAGGGTTTTGCACTTAGGTTGAAACCTAAAGAATTAGAGgagaggccaggcagagggtaGGATAGGTGCCAAGGCcctgagaaaaataaaggaaggcCAGGGAAGCCGCGTGAGGAGTGTGGGAAGCGCGGCGGGGTGTGTAGTCAGGGAGGTGCTGGGCTTTGTACCGTGGGTCGGTGAGCTGTGCTGGTTGAGCCAGTGGGGACTGTCACCTCTACCCTATACCTCCTCTTCCCAGAGGCGGCGTCCCGGGAGCTGGAGAACAAGTGCCGCGCGCTGGAGTCGCAGCTGGCTGCGCGGAGCGCGGCCAACGCCGAGCTGCGACGGGAGGTGGCGCAGCGCGAGGCGCTGGTATCCGCGCTGCGCTGCAGCCTGCGTGCCGAAGAGCGGCGCTTCTTGGAGGAGCTTCGTCGCCGCAGCCACCGAGCCACCGTGCTGGGCACCGAGCTGCAGAAGCACACGGAGGCGGCCGCCTACCTCTCCTGCCAGCTGCACGCGGCGCGTCAGAGACTGCAGACTCCGCGCCCGGGCCTCGGCGCCGCCGCCGAGCCTCGGCCCCGCCGGCGCGCACAGCGGgcccgccgcccgcccgccgAGGCCTCCGCCAGGGGCCCGGGCCGGGACTGGGCTGCCTGGGACCGCGCGGCCGGCGTCCTGGCCGACGCCGACCCCATGCCCGACCCTGCGCTCTTTCTCTGCGCCCGGAGGCCCCCGCCGCCCGGCGGCCGCACTCCGCGGCCGCCGCCGTCGCAGGAGCCTCCGGACCAAGCCAGCCTGCCCAGCGCGCCTGGGGACCCGGAGTAGGAGCGGGCCTGGCGGGGTGGGCCGCCCGGCTGGGGACGCAGCTCGGGCCGCGCAGTCAGGTCCCGGGGGCCGAGGGCGCCCGCCCTCCTCCGAGGAGCAGGCGGAGGCAGCCCCGACTCCCCACCGCTTCCAACCGCCCCCGCCTTTTGTGTTTCCCAACGTTTCGGAAGCTTCGAGCTCCCCTCTCCCGTAAGGGAGCTCCTTTGCGGGGCTGCGCGATGCGCCTTGTTTGTGAAGAGGACTCGCAGTTCCTGTCCTTATCCGCCCCCAACCCTGCcactgggaggggagggggcgggaGTCAGTCCCTGCCCCGGGAAGCCGACAATCGTTCAGCGGGGAGGGGAAGGCTGGGCTGGCCTACGGAAGGAACTCAGCGTGGCATTTA
The sequence above is a segment of the Manis pentadactyla isolate mManPen7 chromosome 4, mManPen7.hap1, whole genome shotgun sequence genome. Coding sequences within it:
- the CCDC92B gene encoding coiled-coil domain containing 92B, with the translated sequence MDTVSLERQIQSVQRHISFLKKEQMALLRDLHLEILRLQKRCSELTHDLEMREAQSHQQEAASRELENKCRALESQLAARSAANAELRREVAQREALVSALRCSLRAEERRFLEELRRRSHRATVLGTELQKHTEAAAYLSCQLHAARQRLQTPRPGLGAAAEPRPRRRAQRARRPPAEASARGPGRDWAAWDRAAGVLADADPMPDPALFLCARRPPPPGGRTPRPPPSQEPPDQASLPSAPGDPE